A stretch of Pomacea canaliculata isolate SZHN2017 linkage group LG6, ASM307304v1, whole genome shotgun sequence DNA encodes these proteins:
- the LOC112566941 gene encoding uncharacterized protein LOC112566941 produces the protein MWTTMILPLMLLCVLSCLHAQNSDSAPSQQVQLQSNGMDYALFGYNSLKGCPLTLTHDPGFTLPIFSAEVTGDNGGPRGVGLTRHVSCVTSFTSTVVETPYELTKLMAVTAQLGADEWGPPFSASQDFKKFSAELKQNVLVFSTAVCSIYHVNLLLWELPSFRSSFLEWIIKLNNTDDEDMYLKFLDTYGTHFVSRARFGASITVVHKMEDKVYRRLTEGHVRSAASYVAAELFGQPQTLTSDQQKAANEFRNKVETTTVTVGVSPPYAGNSLTWFTAAEDQPSAIHYHLTSVEVLFSDTLMGNSSLIGSYGINHVRIRNNIVAVKTKYCWTLKGEDLIGECEGSSSKTLLSTKLMELLPILH, from the exons ATGTGGACAACAATGATTTTACCCCTGATGCTTCTCTGTGTGCTCTCTTGTCTTCATGCTCAGAACAGCGACAg CGCCCCCTCACAACAAGTCCAGCTACAATCCAATGGCATGGACTACGCGCTGTTTGGCTACAACAGTCTCAAGGGATGCCCTTTGACACTAACACATGATCCGGGCTTTACTCTTCCCATCTTTTCTGCCGAAGTGACCGGAGACAATGGCGGGCCACGTGGCGTGGGTCTGACCCGGCATGTGTCGTGTGTCACGTCGTTTACGTCGACGGTGGTGGAGACGCCGTACGAACTGACCAAGCTGATGGCTGTCACCGCACAACTGGGTGCTGATGAGTGGGGGCCTCCCTTCTCGGCCAGCCAAGACTTTAAAAAGTTCTCCGCggaactgaaacaaaatgtccTGGTCTTTTCAACAGCTGTGTGCAGTATCTATCACGTGAATTTGTTACTCTGGGAACTGCCGTCTTTTCGTTCATCGTTCTTGGAGTGGATCATTAAGCTCAACAACACTGATGACGAGGACATGTACCTGAAGTTCCTTGACACCTACGGCACCCACTTTGTGTCACGGGCCCGCTTTGGGGCCTCGATAACAGTCGTGCACAAGATGGAGGATAAGGTTTATCGGCGCCTCACGGAGGGTCACGTGAGATCAGCTGCCAGCTATGTGGCTGCTGAGCTATTTGGACAACCCCAGACCTTGACCTCTGATCAACAAAAGGCAGCAAACGAGTTTCGAAACAAAGTGGAGACAACAACGGTTACTGTCGGTGTTTCTCCACCTTATGCAGGTAACAGCCTGACTTGGTTCACAGCAGCGGAAGATCAACCCTCCGCTATCCACTATCACCTGACCTCTGTGGAGGTTCTCTTCTCAGACACCCTGATGGGTAACTCGAGTCTTATAGGCAGTTATGGTATTAACCACGTCAGGATCAGGAACAACATCGTGGCTGTCAAGACAAAGTACTGTTGGACTTTAAAGGGAGAAGACTTGATAGGTGAGTGTGAAGGTAGTTCAAGTAAGACTCTGCTTTCCACAAAGTTGATGG AACTGCTTCCCATCTTGCATTGA
- the LOC112567098 gene encoding fibrinogen gamma chain-like — translation MYNYWNKAACVIDDECRQENSTCFMNRCRCRPGFFSTLDYTCSATCSLADLHTTFMEYPDSGIRGHNTEERVGVSLQTCSSLCVRTRVCLSFDFRVTGGRCLLHEVTSLQAQSQWYPQTSRGWTHYQRTCLQFPTLYPGPQWYNTPCNINTVCPEPNSQCMSGRCLCKSPFILSETDATCRIPESCRDLQSVGARSGVYSIQLAEKRELLRVWCDMDSSDGGWLVIQRRRDGSVDFYRNWTQYENGFGDITGEFWLGKTSF, via the exons ATGTACAACTACTGGAACAAGGCAGCCTGTGTCATCGACGACGAGTGTCGTCAGGAAAACTCGACGTGCTTTATGAACAGGTGCCGCTGTCGTCCAGGGTTCTTCTCAACACTTGACTACACGTGCTCTGCCA CTTGTAGCCTAGCTGACCTGCATACCACCTTCATGGAGTACCCTGACAGCGGAATAAGGGGACACAATACCGAGGAGCGGGTCGGAGTCAGTTTGCAGACGTGCAGCAGCCTGTGTGTCCGCACCAGAGTTTGTTTGTCCTTTGACTTCAGAG TCACAGGAGGGCGCTGTCTGCTTCATGAGGTCACCTCTCTCCAGGCTCAGTCACAGTGGTATCCTCAGACCAGTcgaggctggacccactaccagagaaccTGCCTGCAGTTTCCCACCTTATATCCTGGACCTCAGTGGTACAACACACCCTGCAACATCAACACGGTTTGCCCTGAACCTAACAGTCAGTGTATGTCGGGTAGATGTTTGTGCAAATCTCCCTTCATTTTATCCGAAACTGATGCCACGTGTCGAATTCCTG AGTCATGTCGAGACTTGCAGTCAGTAGGAGCCAGGTCAGGTGTCTACTCTATTCAACTGGCAGAAAAAAGAGAGTTACTGAGAgtctggtgtgacatggactctaGTGATGGCGGCTGGCTG GTGATCCAGAGACGCCGTGATGGTTCTGTAgacttctacaggaactggacGCAATATGAAAACGGCTTTGGTGACATCACcggggagttctggctgggcAAGACTTCGTTTTAA